A region from the Arachis ipaensis cultivar K30076 chromosome B01, Araip1.1, whole genome shotgun sequence genome encodes:
- the LOC110265629 gene encoding uncharacterized protein LOC110265629, translating to MSRDCPRRRNPNAGQNQPQRRVFAMNASDAAKADPLMRGKGLFGDKTLVALYDTGASHSFITFDKVEELGLKISELAFDLYVHTPYQTVVTRSGCRQISFKIGDRKFVHDLICLPMFMPEGERGAVVAECYYLNSVLVNYSEKECQGYILLAANALGDEQKLDRIPVVRDFPKVFPEDIPEFLP from the exons ATGTCAAGGGATTGCCCTCGTAGGAGGAATCCGAATGCGGGTCAGAATCAACCCCAAAGACGAGTGTTTGCTATGAACGCCAGTGATGCTGCTAAGGCAGATCCTTTGATGAGAGGTAAAGGTTTATTTGGTGATAAGACATTGGTTGCATTgtatgatactggagcttcgcaTTCATTCATTACATTTGATAAGGTTGAGGAACTAGGATTGAAAATATCAGAATTAGCTTTCGATTTGTATGTGCATACCCCGTATCAGACGGTTGTGACTAGATCAGGTTGTAGGCAAATATCTTTCAAGATTGGGGATAGAAAATTTGTTCATGATTTAATCTGTTTGCCAATG TTTATGCCAGAAGGAGAAAGAGGAGCAGTGGTAGCTGAGTGTTATTACCTAAACTCTGTGTTGGTGAATTATAGTGAAAaagagtgtcagggttatataCTTTTGGCTGCGAATGCGTTAGGTGATGAACAGAAGTTAGATCGAATTCCGGTAGTTAGAGATTTTCCTAAAGTGTTTCCTGAAGATATTCCCGAATTTTTACCttaa